The window GTGAGCGGCGGTTCCGAGCCCTTGGGGCAGTCGACGGGGGTATTCTCCGTGATCTTCTCCGAGCGCGGCGAGAACGCGATTCGCGTCATCTCGGCAAGGAAGGCGACACGTCGTGAGCGAGATGAATACGATTCGGCATACACTTGATCCGAAGCATCCGAAGCGACTGACGCCAGAGGAACGCGCCGAGCTCGACGCACTGACCGACGAGGAGGTCGAGGAACGCGCGCTGGACGACCCGGACAACCCGCCGATGGCGGAGTCGGAGCGCGGGACGTTCCGCCGCGTGCCGCAGGTGCGCGATATCCGCGAAGGGCTGGGGCTGTCGCAGTCGGAGTTCGCCGAGGAGTTCGGCATTCCCGTCGGCGTCATCCGCGACTGGGAGCAGCGGCGCTCGTTCCCGAACCAGGCGGCGCGTTCCTACCTGCGCGTCATCGCCCGTATGCCCGAGGAAGTGCGGTCTGCGCTGAGAGCGTCGTAGGCGGCTCGCCCGTAACAGACGTTCGGACTCCAGCGTTCCCGTTCTCGACGCCGTGTCGCCTCTCATAACGCGGCGCGGAGAGGGGGTCCGAGTGGCAGACGCAGCCGCCGTTCAGCGCGCCGAGGAACTTGCCCGGACGCTCTACCCGCATCAGATCGAGGGCATCGCGTTCCTCTTGGGACGCCGCCGCTCCCTGCTCGCCGATGACATGGGACTGGGCAAGACCCGCCAGTCGATCATCGCGCTCGTCGAGGCGGAACCGACGGGTCCCTACCTCGTCATCTGTCCAGCCTCGGTGAAGCGCAACTGGGTGCGCGAGATCGGGATCGTCCTGCCGGACGCGCGGACGCACATCATCGGACCCGACGATCCGCCCGCGACGGACTACGACGGCTGGGTCGTCCTCAACTACGACATCCTCTCCAAGCACCTCGAAACGCTCCTCCGGTTCCCGTGGAAGGGGATCGTGTTCGACGAGGCGCACTACCTGAAGAACTACCAGAGCCAGCGGAGCCGCCACGCGATGGAGCTCGTCCGCAAGGCAGACGGCGAACCGGTCGTCCATGCGCTGACCGGCACGCCGCTGACGAGCCGGCCGCGCGACCTGTTCCCCCTGCTGCAGCTCCTCGCGCATCCGCTGGGGCGCAGCTTCCGCAGCTTCGCCAAGCGCTACTGCGAGGGCTATCAGGGACCCTACGGCTATGTGGCAGACGGCGCGAGCAACATCGACGAGCTGACGGTTCAGCTTCACGGCGTCATGCTCCGCCGGACGAAGGACGAGGCGCTCGACCTGCCGCCGAAGCTGCGCACCTGGCTCGAAGTGGACATCCATCCGAAAGCCGTCGAGAACCTGAACGCCGCGATCCGAGACTTCGCGACGCTCTCGCGCCGGGATCGGTCGCGCGAGAACGACACGCCGGAAGCCCGCCGCGCGGCTGGGGCGCTCCTCGGACGGCTGACGCAGACGCGGCGGAAGCTCGCGACGCTCAAGGTCGTCGAGACGATCGACGTGGTCGAGAACGCCGTCGAGCAGGGCGAAAAGGTGGTCGTCTTCTCGGCGTACGTCCCGCCGATCACGCGGTTGGCGCGGCACTTCGGCGAACGCGCCGTTGCGGTGACGGGGGCGACTCCCGTCGGGGATCGCCAGACGCAGGTCGATCAGTTCCAGACGGACGATTCGATCCGCGTGTTCGTCGCGAACCTGCACGTCGGGGGCGTCGGGTTGAACCTCACAGCGGCGCGGCAGGTGGTGTTCAACGACCTGGATTGGGTTCCGGCGAACCACTGGCAGGCGGAGGATCGGGCTTACCGCATCGGGCAGACGGGAACCGTGAACGTCACCTACATGGTCGGGCGCGGGACGGTCGATGAGTTCGTGCGCTCGGTGCTGGACGCCAAGTCGCAGTTGATCGACGATCTGGTCGAGGGCAAGGCGCTGGAACGCGCGCTGGAGACGGACGTGATGACGGAGCTCAGGCGGATGCTCGGGGTTCTGCCGGATCGGCTCGACGGAGGCGACGAGATCGTCTCGGCGCTGCGCGAGGCGAGCCGTCTCTATGCCGACGAATCGACGGCTTCGGACGGGGGAACCCGTCGAGCGATTCCCTACTCGGAGCAGGCGATCCAGGCGCTGGCGGCGGTGCTTTCGGGACCCAAGCGCGCGACCTACCGGGCGGAGAGCTCGTCGAAGCCGGGGGAGTTCTACACGCTCGAAGTGTCTGGGGCGGACGTGTCGTGCGACTGCCGGGGGTTCCAGTATCGCGGGGTGTGCAACCACTCGCGGACGCTGAAGGCGGCGTTGGTGGGCGGGAAGAAGGCGCTTCCGGCGGGGTATGCGCTTGTGGAGCTCAGGTACAACCGCCATACACTCCCGGATTGACAGTTGAAACGCGTTGTCCCAGTCGGATGTACGACGTCGATTGGTGAAAGCCCATCCTGCTGGAAGCTTCCAACGCGGGGCTGGCAACCTGAGCTTCATCAGTGAGACAGGTAACGAGATACAAACCGTGGGCGTTGATCCGACAGTGGTGCTCTGTTGCCACAGCTCCAGATTGCCAGGAGAACTGCCTTGCACCGTCGGACTCTCAGAGACACGCTCAAGGAACTGATCGACCAACTTCCCGAAGACCGGATTGACACGTACATTGAACTCGCCCAGATGGACATTGATGACGCGAGATCCGCCGATCTCGAACTGACCACTAGTCGCCCGAGCTTTGCCGATAAGCAATGGGCACAGAGCATGACGGACGGAGAGAGACAGAGCCTGATTAATGCGCTATCTGAGTCCTATGCGGAGTACATGCGCTACGCTGATCGTCTACGCGAAGACGCCGTCTCGGAGGATGACAGGAATCCGGTGCGAGATCGGACGTTCATCAACAGACTGCATCACGCACTGTCAGATATCCTGGTCGACCGAGGTCTCAGGGCGGACAGGCTCTACCCATCAAGCGATAACCAACACGAGCATAGGGTGAGTTTCCCGAACTACCGCAAAGACGTCGATCTAGCCTACCTCGCAGAAGACGGCCGGCTGCTTATGACGCTGTCGGTTCGGAGCCAGTTTTCGAGCATCGGCAAGAATGTGAAAAACAACATAGAGCAGTTCGCAGGGGAAGCCGCTGGGCTCCATGGTGGCGACCCATCGCTGGTTGTCGGGCTTGTGCTGCTTCTGCCAACCGAGCCTTTCCCAGCGCTGACCACTGGCGAAACGCTGGACGAGCCGCTCTCATACGTACGCAAGCATGCAGCCAATCTGGCTCACTACACTGGGCGTCAGTCTGTCCACAATGACAGGCGGAGGTTTGAGCGCGCATGCATTCTACTTACGGATTTCACGGGTTCGGCTCCGCAGTTCATCCGTTCGTTCACGTACCAGCTCAACCAACGCAACGAAACGGTGCAGATCACGGATGGCCTCTCCATTGACACGTTCTTTGGCGATCTGCTCACAGAACTCAAGCACCGCAATCCTCTGTTGAGCGAGTTGGAGGGCTGAGATGATTCATCGCCCCGTCGTTCCGAAGCGCGCGATGCGGCAACTGTCGGGCGAACTCACCGACGTGCCCGACCTGGACGCCCTCCTCGTCCGCGCGTTCGTCGAGGAGCGGGGGCTGACCGTCCGGCGCAACGAGCCGATCCAAGCCGCGATGGACCGCGCCGAATCCCCGGCGGAACTGCTCGCCCAACTCCGACACCACGGCATCCCGCTCAACTTCCCGCTCATCGACCGGCTCCTCGAAGGACGGCTCACCCGATCCGACCGCAAGACGAGCGGAGCCGTCTATACGCCGGAGCACGTCGTCCGGTTCCTCTGCGGACGCCTCTTCGTCCTCCATCCCGACCGGTCGGCGGACGGCTGGCGCGTGCTGGACCCCGCCGTCGGAGCCGGGGCGTTCCTGATCGGCATGGCGCAGGCGCTCCGGAGCGCAACCCGCAACGCGCCGTCCGAGATCGTCGAGAGGCAGTTGTATGGCGTGGACATCGACCCTGACTCCGTCGCCACGACCGACCTGCTCCTGAACCTCTGGGCGCTCGACGCGGGCGAGGACGCGCCGCGCCTGCGCACGAACCTGCTCATCGCCGACAGCCTCGCCGGAGAACGACTCGCCGACCGGTTCGCCGCGCCGGAGGGGTTCGACGCGGTCATCGGGAATCCGCCCTACGTCCGCATCCAGAACCTGGCTCCCGCCGTGCGCGAGCAGCTCCGACGGACGTGGCACAGCGCGCGCGTCGGCAACATCGACCTCTACATCCCCTTCATCGAGCTCGGACTGCGCGAGGTGTCCGAGACGGGCATCGTCGGGTACATCGCGCCGACGACGTTCACGGCGACCGACGCGGGGCGTCCCCTGCGCGAGATGCTCGCCCGCGACGGCGCGATCACCGAGCTCTACGACTTCGGCGACCGCCAAGTGTTCGAGAACGTGACGACCTACAGCGGCGTCCTCTTCCTCTCGCGCCAGCGGACGGAACGGTTCCGCTATCTCAAGGCGGCATCCGCCGATACGATCCCGGAGGAGCCCGCCTACGGCACGATCTCCGTGAACCGCCTGAACCCCCGGCGCTGGCAGCTCTACTCCGACGATGTCCACGCGACCATCCAGGCGTTGGAGTGCGGCGGAACGCCTCTCGGCAAGCTCGCGCGCATCGGCGTCGGCATCGCGACGCTCGCCGACGGCTGCTACCTGCTCGACGGCGGAACCGACGCCGAGGGGTTCTACACGAAAGAGGCGGGCGGCAGGCTCCATCGGATCGAGCCCGGCATCACAAAGCCCATCCTCAAGGCGAGCCGTATCAAGAGCGAAGAGGACATCCGGCGGAACCGGGAGCGGATCGTGTTCCCCTACCGGCGGATCGACGGCAAGCATCGGATCATCCCCGAAGCGGAGCTGCGGCGCGACTTCCCGAACGCCGCCGCGTATCTCGACGCCCTCCGCGAGCGGCTGGATCAGCGCGACCGTGGCAAGCCGAATCCCGTCGCGTGGTACGCCTTCGGGCGGAGCCAAGGGCTGGACACGGGATTCAGCCGCAAGCTCCTCACGTCGGGGATGAACCTCCGCCCCAACTTCGTCCTGTGCGAGGACGAGGCGGCGACGTTCTACGCCGGATACTGCATCCAGCCCCGCTACAGCGCGAGGGGTGAGGCGCATGTACGGGTGGTCGGGGTGGATGTACCGGCGGGTCTGAGACCCGCCCCTACGGGCCCGTCCGCTGACTCGCCGGCGTGGAACACCGACCTGCGCGTTCTGCGGACGCTCCTGAATTCGTCGCTGATGGCGTTCTACATCCACCACACGAGCCGGTCCTACCAGCACGGCTACAAATCCTACGCCAAGTCGTTCCTGGAGCGCTTCGGCGTGCCGACGCTGACCCAAGACGACGCGCGGGCGCTCCTAGCCGCTTCGGGCGACGACCAGATCGTGCTCCTGCTCGACCTCTACGGGATCGACCTCGCCCGCCACGCCGGGCTGGCGGCATTCCTCGACGTCGTCTCCGTCCGTCCGTAGGGTTCCACCCGTTCCTGCGCCGTGCGCCATCCGTTTGACATCCGCAGTGCTTTTCCTGTCGAATCGCTGCCGGTTCTGGCGTCATACATGTCAGCAGAAAGCCACCGCATGGCAGAACCGTCAGACGCCGCGCTCGTCCGGGCGTGTCTCGCACGAGATGCCGACGCCTTTGCCGCGCTGATGCGCCGGCACGCGAGACGGGTCTATTCCATCGCCTATGCCCACACGATGCGCCATGCCGACGCCGAGGACGTCACGCAGGAGACGTTCATTCGAGCCTATCGCCGCTTGGCGCAGCTCCGCGCGCCGGAGCGGTTCGCCAGTTGGGTGAGCCGCATCGCCTACACGTGTTCTCAGGATGCTCTGCGGGCTCGTGTGGACGAGGAGGTCGCCGTGGCGCTCGATGTTCTCAGGAACGCTGCCGCCGCCGTCCGCAAGGACTGTGATGGCGAGATGATGGATACGGTGCTGGACGCCCTCGCGTCGCTGACTCTCCCGTATCGGGTTGCCGTCACGCTGCGGTACATGGATGGCGCCTC is drawn from Candidatus Poribacteria bacterium and contains these coding sequences:
- a CDS encoding helix-turn-helix domain-containing protein, translating into MNTIRHTLDPKHPKRLTPEERAELDALTDEEVEERALDDPDNPPMAESERGTFRRVPQVRDIREGLGLSQSEFAEEFGIPVGVIRDWEQRRSFPNQAARSYLRVIARMPEEVRSALRAS
- a CDS encoding DEAD/DEAH box helicase produces the protein MADAAAVQRAEELARTLYPHQIEGIAFLLGRRRSLLADDMGLGKTRQSIIALVEAEPTGPYLVICPASVKRNWVREIGIVLPDARTHIIGPDDPPATDYDGWVVLNYDILSKHLETLLRFPWKGIVFDEAHYLKNYQSQRSRHAMELVRKADGEPVVHALTGTPLTSRPRDLFPLLQLLAHPLGRSFRSFAKRYCEGYQGPYGYVADGASNIDELTVQLHGVMLRRTKDEALDLPPKLRTWLEVDIHPKAVENLNAAIRDFATLSRRDRSRENDTPEARRAAGALLGRLTQTRRKLATLKVVETIDVVENAVEQGEKVVVFSAYVPPITRLARHFGERAVAVTGATPVGDRQTQVDQFQTDDSIRVFVANLHVGGVGLNLTAARQVVFNDLDWVPANHWQAEDRAYRIGQTGTVNVTYMVGRGTVDEFVRSVLDAKSQLIDDLVEGKALERALETDVMTELRRMLGVLPDRLDGGDEIVSALREASRLYADESTASDGGTRRAIPYSEQAIQALAAVLSGPKRATYRAESSSKPGEFYTLEVSGADVSCDCRGFQYRGVCNHSRTLKAALVGGKKALPAGYALVELRYNRHTLPD